A genome region from Arachidicoccus soli includes the following:
- a CDS encoding alpha-L-arabinofuranosidase, producing the protein MLQKKNYINNTFYGRLITTSCLIFAIVLLMSCSKSGGTLSSPPDTNGRDTATITPPNDPAFASTIGFFGSSWVAKTFTAPTYNLVTASSNAPGAYVTVDMSNVITKVSKNVFGNNSLLWMGQVVDQANLMGYIKDLSPNIIRGPGGSTSDIYFWNQSSAAPIDAPDSIYQNNGSSPVSAGYWFGKNTQSWTFSIDNYYQLLQKTNSNGLLTINYGYARYGTSNNPVATAAHLAADWVRYDNGRTKYWEIGNECYGNWEAGYKIDVSKNKDGQPAIVTGNLYGTHFKIFADSMRAAAAETGKTIYIGAVLLDAPAPSWADNTNQTWNQGVLTTAGSAADFFIIHDYFTAYNTNSSASDIFASATSIPNAAMTYVKSQLSTYGVATKPIAMTEWNIDAVGSKQMVSNIAGLHAVVTLGEFIKNQFGEASRWDLANAWSNGDDMGMFNNSEGDAEPGASEWNPRPAFYYMYFFQKYFGDRMVNSTVTGDASVLSYASSFSSGESGVVLVNESSTLKNISVSLKNFIAGTRYYWYTLNGGSDNNSFSGQVYINGVAPSGSTGGPLTYSAIKANAAVISGNINISLPPYSATFLVAENKK; encoded by the coding sequence ATGTTGCAAAAGAAAAATTATATAAATAATACTTTTTATGGTAGACTAATTACAACTAGTTGCTTAATATTTGCAATTGTATTATTGATGAGTTGTTCCAAAAGTGGGGGTACTTTATCTAGTCCACCTGATACTAATGGGAGGGATACGGCAACCATTACACCTCCAAACGATCCGGCATTTGCAAGCACGATTGGATTTTTTGGAAGTAGTTGGGTGGCGAAAACCTTCACCGCACCTACTTATAATTTGGTTACAGCTTCTTCAAATGCACCGGGTGCATATGTTACGGTAGATATGAGTAATGTGATTACAAAAGTATCTAAAAACGTTTTTGGAAATAATTCTTTGCTTTGGATGGGTCAAGTGGTTGACCAAGCTAATCTAATGGGGTATATCAAAGACCTTTCCCCAAATATTATTCGTGGTCCCGGTGGTAGTACAAGTGATATTTATTTTTGGAATCAATCTTCTGCAGCACCTATAGATGCTCCGGACAGTATTTATCAGAATAATGGATCTTCTCCGGTTTCTGCTGGATATTGGTTTGGGAAAAACACGCAAAGTTGGACATTCTCTATCGACAATTATTATCAGCTTCTGCAAAAAACAAATAGTAATGGCTTGTTGACCATAAATTATGGTTATGCACGCTATGGCACAAGTAACAACCCTGTTGCAACGGCGGCACACCTTGCGGCCGATTGGGTTCGATACGATAATGGTAGGACGAAATATTGGGAAATTGGAAATGAATGTTATGGGAACTGGGAAGCAGGTTATAAAATTGATGTTTCGAAAAACAAAGATGGTCAACCGGCAATTGTGACCGGCAATCTGTATGGAACACATTTTAAAATTTTTGCAGATTCAATGCGTGCGGCGGCTGCTGAAACTGGCAAAACGATTTACATCGGCGCCGTATTGCTAGATGCTCCTGCGCCAAGCTGGGCAGATAATACCAATCAGACCTGGAATCAGGGCGTGCTGACTACTGCTGGTTCAGCTGCGGATTTTTTTATAATTCATGATTACTTTACAGCTTATAATACCAATTCAAGTGCCAGCGATATTTTTGCTTCTGCAACATCCATCCCTAATGCCGCGATGACTTATGTAAAAAGCCAGTTATCTACATATGGTGTAGCGACAAAACCAATTGCAATGACAGAATGGAATATTGATGCTGTTGGATCTAAACAAATGGTTTCTAATATAGCTGGATTGCATGCTGTAGTTACATTAGGTGAGTTTATAAAAAATCAATTTGGTGAAGCGAGCAGGTGGGATTTAGCAAACGCTTGGTCAAATGGAGACGATATGGGTATGTTTAATAATTCTGAAGGGGATGCAGAGCCCGGAGCCTCAGAATGGAATCCTCGACCTGCCTTTTATTATATGTATTTCTTTCAAAAATATTTTGGCGATAGAATGGTTAATTCAACCGTTACGGGAGACGCCAGTGTTTTAAGTTATGCATCTTCATTTTCATCAGGAGAGAGCGGGGTTGTTTTGGTAAACGAAAGTAGCACCCTGAAAAATATTTCTGTCTCTTTAAAGAATTTTATAGCAGGTACCCGTTATTATTGGTACACCTTGAATGGTGGTTCAGATAATAATAGTTTTTCTGGTCAAGTGTATATTAACGGAGTTGCACCAAGCGGTAGTACAGGTGGCCCATTAACTTATAGTGCCATCAAAGCGAATGCTGCCGTTATCTCCGGTAATATCAACATTTCTTTGCCGCCTTATTCTGCGACATTTTTAGTAGCTGAAAACAAAAAATAA
- a CDS encoding glycoside hydrolase family 130 protein produces the protein MYKNNFDRRLKKIVEAYEALIAKRNSLSENSNGVFSRYCNPVITAKHIPYFWKYDLDPKTNPLLMERFGMNATFNSGAIKFRGKYILLVRVEGTDRKSFFAIAESDNGIENFRFWNYPVSMPYTERDVNAYDMRLVAHEDGWIYGIFCTEKRDTSVPDSDQSSAVAQCGITRTKDLINWERLPDLVTPSPQQRNVVLHPEFVNGKYAFYTRPQDSFIDAGSGGGIGFGLAENIERSVIKEEIIIDHRVYHTISELKNGLGPAPIKTAEGWLHLAHGVRNTASGMRYTLYLFMTDLNDVTKIIYKPAGYFIAPEGEEYIGDVANVVFSNGWIVDDNGRILIYYASSDSRMHVAESSIQQLLDYVKNTPTDSFTSGGQVNTLKKIINKNLDLIDQQIQPVEVLK, from the coding sequence ATGTATAAAAATAACTTTGATAGAAGACTAAAAAAAATTGTAGAAGCATACGAAGCGCTTATTGCAAAGAGAAATTCACTCTCTGAAAATAGTAATGGTGTTTTTTCCCGCTATTGCAATCCTGTAATTACAGCGAAACATATTCCTTATTTTTGGAAATACGATTTAGACCCTAAAACCAATCCATTATTAATGGAGCGATTTGGTATGAATGCAACATTTAATTCTGGCGCAATAAAATTCCGAGGGAAATATATTTTACTTGTACGTGTAGAGGGAACGGATCGTAAGTCTTTTTTTGCTATTGCGGAAAGTGATAATGGTATAGAGAATTTTAGATTTTGGAATTATCCGGTTTCCATGCCTTATACGGAAAGAGACGTGAATGCATATGATATGCGGCTTGTAGCACATGAAGATGGATGGATTTACGGCATATTCTGTACAGAAAAAAGAGATACGAGTGTCCCAGATAGTGATCAGTCTTCAGCAGTAGCACAATGTGGTATTACTCGTACAAAAGATTTGATAAATTGGGAGCGTTTGCCGGATTTGGTTACACCAAGCCCGCAACAACGAAATGTAGTATTACATCCGGAGTTTGTAAACGGGAAATACGCTTTTTATACAAGACCACAAGATAGTTTTATTGATGCCGGAAGTGGAGGTGGTATTGGGTTCGGCCTTGCTGAAAATATTGAACGAAGTGTGATTAAAGAAGAAATAATTATAGATCATAGGGTTTATCATACTATTTCTGAATTAAAAAACGGCTTGGGCCCTGCACCTATAAAAACTGCAGAAGGCTGGTTGCATTTGGCGCACGGTGTACGCAATACTGCATCAGGCATGCGTTATACACTTTATTTGTTTATGACTGATTTAAATGATGTAACTAAAATTATTTATAAACCTGCCGGATATTTTATCGCTCCTGAAGGAGAGGAGTATATTGGAGATGTCGCCAATGTTGTATTTTCTAATGGTTGGATCGTAGATGATAATGGTCGCATTTTAATTTATTATGCTTCTTCTGATTCTAGAATGCATGTAGCAGAGTCTTCCATTCAGCAGTTGTTGGATTATGTTAAGAACACACCAACAGATTCCTTTACATCCGGTGGGCAAGTAAATACACTCAAAAAGATAATTAATAAAAATCTCGATTTAATAGATCAACAGATTCAGCCTGTTGAAGTTTTAAAATAA
- a CDS encoding sodium:solute symporter family protein translates to MHLQFIDIAIILTYLISMLIIGWTLRKKARQSKENYLLGGKSLPWYMLGLSDASDMFDISGTMWMVSLCFVYGLKSIWIPWLWPVFNQVFMMMYLSRWLRRSNATTGAEWLATRFGKIDKGVKSSHNIVVVFALLSCLGFLAYGFVGLGKFMEIFIPWKYIAPYIPFHIAAAYVPHFYGIVFTLFAVFYSVLGGMHSIVLGDVIKYAIMTIACIGIAIIAMIHLHGHQVNVPKGWKDPFFGLHLNMDWSGIVADANKKINDDGFSLFGIFFMMMLFKGLFASLAGPAPNYDMQKVLSTRSPEEASKMSGFVSIILLPIRYLLIIGLTVLALLYYKEIQPQIQGTSGTDFEKILPATINTFLPVGLMGLVLTGLLGAFMGTFSGTLNAAQAYIVNDIYLKYINPQASNKKIILMNYAAGVGVVAIGILLGFFIKDVNTILQWIVSGLYGGYIAANMLKWHWWRFNARGFYWGMLAGIIPAIALAVLESLHILNALDLYYWPVIFVLSLAGSVLGSYAAPPTDEETIKSFYKVVRPWGFWKPIHQKVVAEDASFVGNKNFKLNMFNVVLGIIGQLCLTILPMYLVLWMKLPLVFTLIILIIIIIILKKTWWNRLNEY, encoded by the coding sequence ATGCACTTACAATTTATCGATATAGCCATCATCCTAACTTATCTTATAAGTATGCTGATTATTGGATGGACTCTCCGAAAAAAAGCAAGACAAAGCAAAGAGAATTATTTACTTGGCGGAAAATCTTTGCCTTGGTATATGTTAGGCCTTAGTGATGCAAGCGATATGTTCGATATTTCAGGGACTATGTGGATGGTGAGTTTATGTTTTGTTTACGGGTTAAAAAGTATCTGGATACCTTGGCTTTGGCCTGTATTTAATCAGGTTTTCATGATGATGTATTTGTCGCGTTGGCTAAGAAGGTCTAATGCTACAACGGGTGCAGAATGGCTAGCTACAAGATTTGGTAAGATAGATAAAGGGGTAAAGTCTTCTCACAATATTGTCGTTGTCTTCGCCTTGTTGAGCTGCTTAGGTTTTTTGGCTTATGGATTTGTAGGATTAGGGAAATTTATGGAGATTTTTATTCCATGGAAATATATTGCACCTTATATACCTTTTCACATTGCAGCTGCTTATGTACCGCATTTTTATGGTATTGTATTTACCCTCTTTGCTGTTTTCTATTCAGTGCTCGGTGGAATGCACAGCATTGTTTTAGGAGATGTGATAAAATATGCTATAATGACCATTGCATGCATTGGTATTGCTATTATTGCCATGATTCATTTACATGGCCATCAGGTAAATGTACCAAAAGGGTGGAAGGACCCATTTTTTGGATTGCATTTAAATATGGACTGGTCGGGTATTGTAGCTGATGCCAATAAAAAAATTAATGATGACGGCTTCTCCTTATTCGGTATATTTTTTATGATGATGTTGTTTAAGGGGCTATTTGCAAGTTTAGCCGGGCCCGCACCGAATTATGATATGCAGAAAGTATTGAGTACGCGATCGCCTGAAGAAGCTAGTAAAATGAGCGGTTTTGTTTCTATTATCTTATTGCCTATTAGATATCTGCTCATTATTGGTTTAACGGTTTTGGCTTTATTGTACTACAAAGAAATCCAACCTCAAATACAAGGAACTAGTGGGACGGATTTTGAAAAAATTTTGCCCGCAACTATTAATACATTTTTACCCGTAGGCTTGATGGGCCTGGTTTTAACAGGTTTGTTAGGCGCATTTATGGGAACCTTTTCAGGAACACTAAATGCTGCCCAAGCATATATAGTCAATGATATCTACCTAAAATATATAAACCCTCAGGCCTCCAATAAAAAAATTATTTTGATGAATTATGCAGCTGGAGTAGGAGTAGTGGCAATTGGTATCTTACTGGGGTTTTTTATCAAAGATGTCAATACCATTTTACAATGGATAGTCTCAGGATTATATGGAGGGTATATTGCAGCTAATATGCTTAAATGGCATTGGTGGCGCTTCAATGCAAGGGGCTTTTACTGGGGAATGCTGGCTGGTATTATTCCTGCTATCGCACTGGCAGTTTTGGAATCATTACATATATTGAATGCGTTAGATTTATATTATTGGCCTGTTATTTTTGTATTGTCTCTAGCGGGATCTGTCCTCGGAAGTTACGCGGCGCCGCCCACTGATGAAGAGACCATCAAATCTTTTTATAAAGTTGTACGGCCCTGGGGTTTCTGGAAGCCCATTCATCAAAAGGTTGTAGCCGAAGATGCCTCTTTTGTTGGCAATAAAAACTTCAAATTAAATATGTTCAATGTTGTTTTAGGTATCATCGGGCAGCTATGCTTGACCATTTTGCCTATGTATTTAGTTTTATGGATGAAACTGCCACTTGTATTTACCTTAATTATTTTAATAATAATTATTATAATCCTTAAAAAGACCTGGTGGAATAGGCTAAATGAATATTAA
- a CDS encoding AGE family epimerase/isomerase, producing MTPNLIQFKSEVVQELEDILSYWENYAIDYSSGGFYGEVSNINIPVSNAEKGSVLNARILWTFASAYNFTKEEKYLAIAERAYKYIIEFFIDKENGGVYWTVDNQGNPTNEKKQIYAQAFCIYGLSEYYKATNNTEALHKAVELYKLIETHAFDPIRTGYFEAFSRNWQSLEDIRLSEKDQNENKTMNTHLHIVEAYANLYSVWKDKSLKQRIVTVLNNFSQYFIDEKSHHLILFFDDDWNVQSRTISYGHDIEAAWLLQECAEIIKDELQIKLMKKHAVDIAKATLEGLDKDGGLWYEKEDILTKEKHWWPQSEAMIGFLNAFELSGDELYLFDSLNVWNFIRKKIKSKDGEWYWSVDANGKPSEEHYKVGLWKCPYHNVRACLEVAKRINNILMN from the coding sequence GTGACCCCTAATTTAATTCAATTTAAAAGTGAAGTAGTACAAGAGCTAGAAGATATATTAAGCTATTGGGAAAACTATGCAATAGATTATTCCTCCGGTGGATTTTATGGAGAGGTGAGTAATATTAATATACCTGTTTCTAATGCTGAAAAAGGAAGTGTATTGAATGCAAGAATCTTATGGACATTTGCCAGTGCTTATAATTTTACAAAAGAAGAAAAATATCTGGCAATCGCTGAAAGAGCCTATAAATATATCATTGAGTTTTTTATTGATAAAGAAAATGGCGGTGTTTACTGGACGGTAGATAATCAAGGTAATCCTACAAATGAAAAAAAACAGATTTATGCTCAGGCATTTTGTATTTATGGATTAAGTGAATATTATAAGGCTACAAATAATACGGAGGCTTTGCATAAAGCAGTTGAATTATATAAACTAATAGAAACGCATGCTTTTGATCCCATTAGAACCGGTTATTTTGAAGCTTTTTCCAGAAACTGGCAATCGCTAGAAGATATTCGTTTGAGTGAGAAAGATCAAAATGAAAATAAAACTATGAATACACATTTACATATCGTTGAGGCATATGCAAATTTATATTCAGTATGGAAAGACAAAAGTTTAAAACAGCGGATTGTTACAGTATTAAATAACTTTTCTCAGTATTTTATTGATGAAAAAAGCCATCACCTTATATTGTTTTTTGATGATGATTGGAATGTTCAATCAAGAACAATTTCTTATGGTCATGATATAGAAGCTGCTTGGCTTTTGCAGGAGTGCGCTGAAATTATTAAAGATGAGTTGCAAATAAAATTAATGAAAAAACATGCTGTTGATATTGCTAAAGCCACATTAGAAGGTCTAGACAAAGATGGTGGTTTATGGTATGAAAAAGAGGATATATTAACGAAAGAAAAGCATTGGTGGCCTCAATCGGAAGCGATGATTGGTTTCTTGAATGCTTTTGAATTAAGCGGCGATGAATTATATTTATTTGATTCTCTTAATGTTTGGAACTTTATTCGTAAGAAAATTAAATCCAAAGACGGCGAGTGGTATTGGAGTGTGGATGCAAATGGAAAGCCTAGTGAAGAGCATTATAAAGTTGGATTGTGGAAATGCCCCTACCATAATGTACGTGCATGTTTAGAAGTAGCCAAAAGAATAAATAATATTTTAATGAATTAA
- a CDS encoding RagB/SusD family nutrient uptake outer membrane protein, translating into MKRKIISTANIALAVSIILTGCSKNFFDRPPGAAVTVGSYYQTADQLLASTNAFYGTPWFGWNNKAGWALTEISSGNLRTWSSDVSPFGTMPVSSDNPEVRTLWNSPFTVVAQCNGLINNLSAANTSAIPQAAVNNALGEAHLMRGVAYFYLVRTFGNVPLIENPLANVNDFQTVPTNSIPDVYKFIVRDLKYAEANCYPDVAGTGHGSSGSASAMLAKVYLYMQDYDSARIEAEKVINSNEFSLLPNYGDLFITNNNNNKESILAMQWISTGGYDYGNSIQASWAYSSAITQTGDGYGSAAPTIDLQDAFKAEGDTIRRHFSIMLPGESYPELDVNNGGYTLPLNASSQGTQAQCKKYVIGAPTDPNNSKGGTASQAGGNNTYIMRYADVLLIEAEAILGQQVHPSIGTGIPLTASTSDATALKYLNMVRTRAGVTALTSFTYQQLLNERRLEFALEQNYWFDLGRIDGFKATTTSNGIQSAPHPMAEAIIANQERGTYGNAYPDKSVIYSSKVTLKDADFYSLIPSTETASDSKLLEAPVPYNFTW; encoded by the coding sequence ATGAAACGAAAAATAATAAGCACCGCGAATATTGCTCTGGCAGTAAGTATCATTTTGACAGGGTGTAGTAAAAACTTTTTTGACCGACCACCTGGAGCAGCTGTTACGGTAGGATCTTATTATCAAACGGCCGATCAGCTGCTAGCAAGCACTAATGCATTTTATGGCACTCCATGGTTTGGCTGGAATAATAAAGCAGGGTGGGCGCTTACCGAGATATCTAGCGGCAATCTACGCACTTGGTCTTCAGATGTTTCTCCTTTTGGCACAATGCCTGTATCAAGCGACAACCCTGAAGTACGAACATTGTGGAACTCGCCCTTCACAGTCGTTGCGCAATGTAATGGGCTTATTAATAATTTATCTGCTGCAAATACTTCAGCAATTCCACAAGCGGCTGTAAACAATGCTTTAGGTGAAGCACATCTGATGCGAGGTGTTGCCTATTTTTATTTAGTGAGAACTTTTGGTAATGTCCCATTAATTGAAAATCCACTTGCAAATGTCAATGATTTTCAGACTGTACCTACCAACTCTATTCCAGATGTATATAAATTCATTGTAAGAGATCTTAAATATGCCGAAGCTAATTGTTATCCTGATGTTGCAGGAACAGGACATGGTTCCAGCGGCTCTGCATCTGCAATGTTGGCAAAAGTATATTTATATATGCAAGATTATGATAGTGCAAGAATTGAAGCAGAGAAGGTAATCAACAGCAACGAATTTTCTCTGTTACCAAATTATGGGGATCTTTTTATAACCAATAATAATAATAATAAGGAATCTATATTAGCTATGCAATGGATTTCTACCGGTGGTTACGATTATGGTAATTCTATTCAAGCTTCTTGGGCTTATAGCTCTGCCATTACACAAACAGGCGATGGCTATGGTTCTGCTGCACCTACCATTGATTTGCAAGATGCTTTTAAGGCAGAAGGAGATACTATTCGCAGACATTTTTCTATTATGCTACCTGGAGAGTCTTATCCAGAATTAGATGTAAATAATGGTGGATATACTTTACCTTTAAATGCTAGTTCTCAAGGCACACAGGCTCAATGTAAGAAATATGTAATTGGTGCACCTACCGATCCTAATAATAGTAAAGGAGGAACTGCCTCGCAAGCAGGCGGAAATAATACCTATATAATGCGTTATGCAGATGTATTGTTGATTGAGGCTGAAGCTATATTGGGACAACAGGTTCATCCAAGCATTGGAACAGGCATTCCTTTAACAGCTTCTACATCAGATGCTACCGCTCTTAAATATCTCAACATGGTTAGAACAAGAGCCGGCGTTACCGCTTTAACATCTTTCACTTATCAGCAATTATTAAATGAAAGAAGACTAGAGTTTGCTTTGGAGCAAAACTATTGGTTTGACTTAGGCCGCATTGATGGCTTTAAGGCTACAACTACTTCAAATGGTATTCAATCTGCACCACATCCAATGGCAGAAGCAATTATTGCTAACCAAGAAAGAGGAACTTATGGGAATGCTTATCCGGATAAATCAGTTATTTATTCTTCAAAAGTTACATTAAAAGATGCAGATTTTTATTCCTTAATTCCAAGTACTGAAACAGCCTCTGACTCAAAATTACTTGAAGCTCCAGTTCCTTATAATTTTACATGGTAA
- a CDS encoding glycoside hydrolase family 26 protein has product MMKKQSLLNSIISLLIILIFKNLGFAQNIFPSDKAATKQTIHLYQNLKKLATNGFMFGHQDDLAYGLHWQYKDDSSDVKIITGDYPALFGWDLAGLESNENKNIDGIPFELEKKFTQWVYEHGGVNTYTWHCLSPLGDGKTAWDTTHGTIKSILPGGVNHRLYNQWLDKAADFLEKLRGPNGELIPILFRPFHEFTGNWFWWCQNTCTASDFIKLWRYEIHYLRDIKHLHNLLIVYNPSDNFSSAQDFMARYPGDDVVDILSFDSYQKNINPTSDSFENNLNNCLSIIEKIARQKDKLFAIAEAGYNRIPDASWWTEKLMKGIGKYRISYLLIWRNAYAYPNVKEKDIQYYIPPKGDVSAKDFIKFYDLKNTLFLKDVAKEKLYK; this is encoded by the coding sequence ATGATGAAAAAACAGTCACTTTTAAATTCTATAATATCATTATTAATAATACTAATTTTTAAAAATTTAGGTTTCGCACAAAACATTTTCCCTTCCGACAAGGCCGCAACTAAACAAACGATTCATCTTTATCAAAATTTAAAAAAGCTTGCCACTAATGGGTTTATGTTCGGTCATCAAGATGATTTAGCGTATGGTCTTCATTGGCAATACAAAGATGATAGTAGCGATGTGAAAATTATAACGGGAGATTATCCGGCTCTATTTGGTTGGGATTTAGCTGGACTGGAAAGTAATGAAAATAAAAATATTGACGGCATTCCTTTTGAGCTAGAGAAGAAATTCACCCAATGGGTGTATGAGCACGGAGGCGTAAATACGTATACTTGGCATTGTCTCAGTCCATTAGGGGACGGTAAAACGGCCTGGGATACCACTCATGGAACTATCAAAAGTATTTTACCTGGGGGAGTAAATCATCGATTGTATAATCAGTGGTTGGATAAAGCTGCTGATTTTCTTGAGAAGTTAAGGGGCCCAAATGGAGAACTCATTCCTATTTTATTTCGCCCCTTTCATGAGTTTACAGGTAACTGGTTTTGGTGGTGCCAGAATACTTGTACTGCGTCTGACTTTATAAAACTTTGGAGATACGAAATACATTATTTGAGAGACATAAAACACTTACACAATTTATTAATCGTCTATAACCCTTCAGATAATTTTTCTTCGGCGCAAGATTTTATGGCGCGTTACCCGGGTGACGATGTTGTAGATATTTTAAGTTTTGATTCTTATCAAAAAAACATCAATCCTACAAGTGACTCATTTGAAAATAATCTGAATAACTGTCTATCTATCATAGAAAAAATTGCGAGACAAAAAGATAAGCTATTTGCTATAGCGGAGGCCGGTTATAATCGCATACCTGATGCATCTTGGTGGACAGAGAAACTAATGAAAGGTATTGGTAAATACAGAATATCTTATTTACTTATATGGAGGAATGCTTATGCTTATCCCAATGTCAAAGAAAAAGACATACAATATTATATTCCGCCTAAAGGAGATGTGTCGGCAAAGGATTTTATAAAATTTTATGACCTGAAAAATACTTTATTCCTAAAAGATGTTGCAAAAGAAAAATTATATAAATAA
- a CDS encoding cell shape determination protein CcmA — protein MKIKYKQYAWITILIFTGFMLSCNKKDAYLGYTPGKGMPTITSVHTLSKTFYNDTLTTIAQSYDTSGTLTTTMGMSVKDSTYAFDSVTNAGNLGNYYVIHGTNLGSATAIYFNGTRAYFNRSLGTDQTIVVAVPSKTPYYGPNATDSLVVTTTSGKAYYKFTIIAPPPTPSTYSNYNFSAGSQISLTGVGFLNVNSVSIVDADTPGDSATVSIVSQNDSLLVLKFPATAMYQGYLKFNYTTVSGKAALTAKQELVDIDNAYQIFTDNFGPNGWGNNSWHYPSGVSTAEAISGTSSFLATYPKGSWQIEGFNNWYPSLPYSADYKYISFWVKGGLIEHTLNIQTNTSSLGYGQNDGNPITVPANVWTYFKIPISTLDFWTHGSTLQTLGFFLKGPDNADEVYYFDDVVLIK, from the coding sequence ATGAAAATAAAATATAAACAATATGCCTGGATTACCATTTTGATATTTACGGGCTTTATGCTTTCCTGCAATAAAAAAGACGCTTATCTGGGATATACGCCAGGCAAAGGTATGCCCACCATTACTTCGGTGCATACTTTGAGCAAAACATTTTATAATGATACGCTTACAACAATTGCTCAATCTTACGATACCTCTGGCACACTTACTACTACAATGGGTATGAGTGTTAAGGATTCGACCTATGCTTTTGATTCAGTAACCAATGCAGGAAATTTAGGTAATTATTATGTAATACATGGTACTAACTTAGGCTCTGCAACTGCTATATATTTCAATGGTACACGGGCATATTTTAATCGCTCTCTAGGTACCGATCAAACTATTGTTGTTGCCGTGCCCTCTAAAACTCCTTATTATGGACCCAATGCGACTGACAGCCTTGTGGTAACAACTACTTCAGGTAAGGCTTATTATAAATTTACAATAATTGCCCCTCCACCAACACCTTCTACCTATTCTAATTATAACTTTTCAGCAGGTAGTCAAATTAGCTTAACGGGGGTTGGATTTCTCAATGTAAATTCTGTATCTATTGTTGATGCAGACACACCGGGTGATAGTGCGACAGTTAGTATAGTTAGCCAAAACGATTCACTACTCGTTCTTAAGTTTCCAGCAACAGCAATGTACCAGGGGTATCTGAAGTTTAATTATACCACCGTATCTGGGAAAGCAGCATTAACAGCCAAACAAGAATTAGTAGATATAGACAATGCCTATCAGATATTTACAGATAATTTTGGGCCAAATGGTTGGGGAAATAATTCTTGGCATTATCCATCAGGTGTTTCTACTGCAGAAGCAATCTCTGGTACGAGTTCATTTTTGGCAACCTATCCAAAAGGCAGTTGGCAAATAGAAGGATTTAATAACTGGTATCCAAGCTTGCCATATTCTGCAGATTATAAATATATTTCATTTTGGGTAAAAGGAGGATTAATTGAACATACGCTTAATATTCAAACAAATACTTCTTCTTTGGGATATGGTCAAAATGATGGCAATCCCATAACGGTTCCTGCAAATGTGTGGACTTATTTCAAAATACCTATTAGTACCCTTGATTTCTGGACTCATGGATCGACATTACAAACACTTGGTTTTTTCTTGAAAGGCCCAGATAATGCTGATGAAGTTTACTATTTTGATGATGTAGTTTTAATTAAATAA